In Streptomyces puniciscabiei, a single genomic region encodes these proteins:
- the infC gene encoding translation initiation factor IF-3 codes for MWCYRGGSISAEPRINDRIRVPEVRLVGPSGEQVGIVPLAKALELAQEYDLDLVEVAANARPPVCKLMDYGKFKYESAMKAREARKNQAHTVIKEMKLRPKIDPHDYDTKKGHVVRFLKQGDKVKITIMFRGREQSRPELGYRLLQRLAEDVQDLGFVESNPKQDGRNMIMVLGPHKKKTEAMAEARQAQEARKAEAKANPGRSQNPAEAEAPSEEPAEA; via the coding sequence GTGTGGTGCTACCGAGGAGGATCCATCAGCGCCGAGCCCCGCATCAACGACCGGATTCGCGTTCCCGAGGTGCGACTTGTCGGTCCCAGTGGCGAGCAGGTCGGCATCGTGCCGCTCGCGAAGGCACTGGAGCTTGCGCAGGAGTACGACCTGGACCTGGTCGAGGTCGCGGCGAACGCCCGTCCGCCCGTGTGCAAGCTCATGGACTACGGGAAGTTCAAGTACGAGTCGGCCATGAAGGCCCGTGAGGCGCGCAAGAACCAGGCGCACACGGTCATCAAGGAGATGAAGCTCCGGCCGAAGATCGACCCGCACGACTATGACACCAAGAAGGGTCACGTCGTCCGGTTCCTCAAGCAGGGCGACAAGGTCAAGATCACGATCATGTTCCGTGGTCGCGAGCAGTCCCGGCCCGAGCTGGGCTACCGACTGCTGCAGCGGCTGGCGGAGGACGTCCAGGACCTCGGCTTCGTGGAGTCGAACCCGAAGCAGGACGGCCGGAACATGATCATGGTCCTCGGTCCGCACAAGAAGAAGACCGAGGCGATGGCCGAGGCCCGCCAGGCGCAGGAGGCCCGCAAGGCCGAGGCGAAGGCGAACCCCGGTCGGTCGCAGAACCCTGCCGAGGCTGAGGCGCCGTCCGAGGAGCCTGCCGAGGCGTGA
- a CDS encoding sensor histidine kinase: MSVAGTSAAPEGRDAQRTPAPRQGDHGCGLDPDQLPDGLVVADERGRVVCFNAAAARITAQRPADALGQPLEKALPLEDLEGRRWWQLTDPYGGLAIRVRQPERNLLLPGGREVLVSARYVRERPLGPVRRVVVSLRDTEARRRTERSHAELIATVAHELRSPLTSVKGFTATLLAKWERFTDDQKRLMLETVDADADRVTRLIAELLDISRIDSGRLEVRRQPVDIGAAVSRHIQAYVAAGQRADRFLLRIEQPLPALWADPDKIDQVLSNLIENAVRHGEGTVTIDVTPTASPREGEENGTSVTVSDEGPGIPEESMNRVFTRFWRGSKRGGTGLGLYIVKGIVEAHGGTITVGRAPGGGAEFRFTLPVAAPAYLA; this comes from the coding sequence ATGAGTGTGGCCGGCACGAGCGCCGCGCCGGAGGGGCGGGACGCGCAGCGTACGCCCGCGCCCCGGCAGGGTGACCACGGCTGCGGTCTCGACCCCGACCAGTTGCCGGACGGCCTCGTCGTCGCCGACGAGCGCGGCCGCGTCGTCTGCTTCAACGCCGCCGCCGCACGGATCACCGCCCAGCGCCCCGCCGACGCCCTCGGACAGCCCCTGGAGAAGGCGCTGCCGCTGGAGGATCTGGAGGGCCGCCGCTGGTGGCAGCTCACCGACCCCTACGGGGGCCTGGCGATCCGGGTGCGGCAGCCGGAGCGGAATCTGCTGCTGCCCGGCGGGCGGGAGGTGCTGGTCTCCGCCCGGTATGTGCGGGAGCGGCCCCTGGGGCCCGTCCGGCGGGTCGTCGTCTCCCTGCGGGACACCGAGGCCCGCCGCCGCACCGAGCGCAGCCACGCCGAGCTGATCGCGACGGTCGCCCATGAACTGCGCTCCCCCCTCACCTCCGTGAAGGGCTTCACCGCCACGCTGCTCGCCAAGTGGGAACGCTTCACCGACGACCAGAAACGGCTGATGCTGGAGACCGTCGACGCCGACGCCGACCGGGTCACCCGGCTCATCGCCGAGCTGCTGGACATCTCGCGGATCGACTCCGGGCGGCTGGAGGTGCGCCGGCAGCCCGTCGACATCGGGGCCGCCGTCTCCCGGCACATCCAGGCCTATGTCGCCGCGGGCCAGCGGGCCGACCGCTTCCTGCTGCGCATCGAGCAGCCACTGCCCGCTCTGTGGGCCGACCCCGACAAGATCGACCAGGTGCTCAGCAACCTCATCGAAAATGCCGTGCGGCACGGCGAGGGAACCGTCACCATTGACGTCACGCCCACCGCGTCCCCGCGGGAGGGTGAGGAGAACGGCACGTCGGTCACGGTGAGCGACGAAGGGCCCGGCATCCCGGAGGAGTCCATGAACCGCGTCTTCACCCGCTTCTGGCGGGGCAGCAAGCGCGGCGGCACCGGCCTCGGGCTGTACATCGTCAAGGGCATCGTCGAGGCCCACGGCGGCACCATCACGGTCGGCCGCGCCCCCGGCGGCGGCGCCGAGTTCCGATTTACGTTGCCCGTGGCGGCCCCCGCGTATCTCGCGTAG
- the mycP gene encoding type VII secretion-associated serine protease mycosin produces MRRSRRSIRVRHRVAPAGTALSLLLAGALALAPATAAYADGIRAQQWGLSALRLDEAWRTTKGRGVTVAVLDTGVEADHPDLVGNVLPAKDMIGFGAAQGDRDWARHGTAMAGIIAGHGHGPGDSAGVMGVAPEAKILPVRVILEDGDPARTKARTTRGNALADGIRWAADHGADVINLSLGDDSNSAHPEPSEDEAVQYALKKGVVVVASAGNGGDKGDHVSYPAAYPGVIAATAVDRYGTRASFSTRRWYAAVSAPGVDVVIADPDHKYYEGWGTSAASAFVSGAAALVKAAHPELSPAQIKKLLEDTARDAPVGGRDDSRGFGMIDPAAALRAADRLKPQSLRAASYGKRYFGAGPDSPRAASSTADWAGPLAGGTGGVLLVAGVVLWRGRRQRS; encoded by the coding sequence ATGAGGCGATCGAGGCGATCGATACGCGTCCGCCACCGCGTGGCACCCGCGGGCACGGCGCTGAGCCTGCTGCTCGCCGGTGCCCTCGCCCTGGCGCCGGCCACCGCCGCGTACGCCGACGGCATCCGTGCCCAGCAGTGGGGCCTGTCCGCGCTGCGCCTGGACGAGGCCTGGCGGACCACCAAGGGCCGGGGCGTCACCGTCGCCGTCCTGGACACCGGCGTCGAGGCCGACCATCCGGACCTCGTCGGCAACGTCCTGCCCGCCAAGGACATGATCGGCTTCGGCGCTGCGCAGGGCGACCGCGACTGGGCCCGGCACGGCACCGCCATGGCCGGCATCATCGCCGGACACGGCCATGGCCCGGGCGACAGCGCCGGCGTCATGGGCGTCGCACCGGAGGCGAAGATCCTGCCCGTGCGGGTGATCCTGGAGGACGGCGACCCCGCCCGCACCAAGGCCCGTACGACCCGCGGCAACGCCCTGGCCGACGGCATCCGCTGGGCCGCCGACCACGGCGCCGACGTCATCAACCTCTCCCTCGGCGACGACTCGAACTCCGCGCACCCCGAGCCCAGCGAGGACGAGGCCGTGCAGTACGCCCTGAAGAAGGGCGTGGTGGTCGTCGCCTCCGCGGGCAACGGCGGGGACAAGGGCGACCACGTCTCCTACCCCGCCGCCTACCCGGGCGTCATCGCCGCCACCGCCGTCGACCGCTACGGCACCCGCGCCTCCTTCTCGACCCGCCGCTGGTACGCCGCGGTCAGCGCGCCCGGCGTCGACGTGGTCATCGCCGACCCCGACCACAAGTACTACGAGGGCTGGGGCACCTCGGCCGCCTCCGCCTTCGTCTCCGGCGCGGCGGCGCTGGTCAAGGCCGCCCACCCCGAGCTGAGCCCGGCCCAGATCAAGAAGCTCCTGGAGGACACCGCCCGGGACGCGCCGGTCGGCGGCCGGGACGACTCCCGGGGTTTCGGCATGATCGACCCGGCGGCGGCCCTGCGGGCGGCGGACCGGCTCAAGCCGCAGAGTCTGCGCGCGGCGTCGTACGGGAAGAGGTACTTCGGCGCCGGCCCGGACAGCCCCAGGGCGGCGTCCTCGACCGCCGACTGGGCGGGCCCCCTGGCCGGCGGCACCGGCGGGGTCCTGCTGGTGGCGGGCGTGGTGCTGTGGCGGGGCCGCAGGCAGCGGTCCTGA
- a CDS encoding DUF1844 domain-containing protein codes for MSETPPENPDFDAMTRDIAEVPAVEVIVTVAVNLMSAAAVKLGLSEEGEKRKDLDEARKLITALAGLLDASATEISSFHAAPLRDGLKSLQLAFREASIVPDEPGQGPGEKYTGPVYG; via the coding sequence ATGAGTGAGACCCCTCCTGAGAACCCCGACTTCGACGCGATGACCCGGGACATCGCCGAGGTCCCCGCCGTCGAGGTGATCGTGACGGTCGCCGTCAACCTGATGAGCGCCGCCGCCGTGAAGCTCGGGCTGAGCGAGGAGGGCGAGAAGCGCAAGGACCTGGACGAGGCCCGCAAGCTGATCACCGCGCTCGCCGGGCTGCTGGACGCGAGCGCGACCGAGATCAGCTCCTTCCACGCCGCCCCGCTGCGCGACGGCCTGAAGTCCCTGCAGCTGGCGTTCCGCGAGGCCTCGATCGTCCCGGACGAGCCGGGCCAGGGGCCGGGCGAGAAGTACACCGGCCCGGTCTACGGCTAG
- a CDS encoding serine hydrolase, whose translation MESSGARRGRRARRPRRRPLLSVALSVVAVGGVTAGGTEYVKARAHSGPAAVSSAATTSASPSAGAGEEASVGPGTEPAVDRTALLGKAMSAVSVPSGAQVSAAVLAVDSGESAAYGNAAFDTASIVKVDILATLLLQAQDADRRLTATEKAYATKMIENSDNASATALWHTVGRADGLNAANKRFGLTATSGGEGELWGLTQTTAADQLALLRQVFGEGSELSAASRSYVRGLMESVEADQQWGVSGAAEGNSWALKNGWLPRSTTGLWDVNSIGRVTVGGTDYLVAVLSKGTRTQAQGIALVEAAARAAVSAFTGE comes from the coding sequence ATGGAGTCCTCCGGAGCCCGCCGTGGCCGTCGTGCGCGCCGGCCCCGGCGCCGTCCGCTGCTCTCCGTCGCCCTCTCCGTGGTCGCCGTGGGCGGGGTCACGGCGGGGGGCACGGAGTATGTGAAGGCGCGGGCGCACTCGGGACCGGCGGCCGTATCGTCGGCGGCGACGACCTCGGCCTCCCCCTCGGCCGGGGCGGGCGAGGAGGCCTCGGTGGGACCCGGGACGGAGCCGGCGGTGGACCGGACGGCGCTGCTGGGCAAGGCGATGTCGGCGGTGAGCGTGCCGTCGGGCGCGCAGGTGTCGGCGGCGGTGCTGGCGGTGGACTCCGGGGAGAGCGCCGCGTACGGGAACGCGGCCTTCGACACGGCGAGCATCGTGAAGGTCGACATCCTGGCCACGCTGCTGCTCCAGGCGCAGGACGCGGACCGGAGGCTGACGGCCACCGAGAAGGCGTACGCCACGAAGATGATCGAGAACAGCGACAACGCGTCCGCGACGGCACTGTGGCACACGGTCGGACGTGCGGACGGCCTGAACGCGGCGAACAAGCGCTTCGGGCTGACCGCGACCTCCGGTGGCGAGGGTGAGCTGTGGGGACTGACGCAGACCACGGCCGCGGACCAACTCGCCCTGCTCCGGCAGGTGTTCGGGGAGGGTTCCGAGCTGAGCGCGGCCTCCCGGAGCTATGTGCGCGGGCTGATGGAGTCGGTCGAGGCGGACCAGCAGTGGGGGGTGTCGGGCGCCGCGGAGGGCAACTCCTGGGCGCTGAAGAACGGCTGGCTGCCGCGCAGTACGACAGGCCTGTGGGACGTGAACAGCATCGGGCGGGTGACGGTGGGCGGCACGGACTACCTGGTGGCCGTGCTGTCCAAGGGCACGCGGACGCAGGCGCAGGGCATCGCGCTGGTGGAGGCGGCGGCGCGGGCGGCGGTGTCGGCGTTCACCGGCGAGTGA
- a CDS encoding 3-oxoacyl-ACP reductase: protein MTDNSVCRRLVGRTAVVTGAGSGIGLATARRLASEGAHVVCADVDEVRGKAVADEVGGLFVKVDVTDPEQVEALFKTAYDTYGSVDVAFNNAGISPPDDDSILETGLEAWKRVQEVNLTSVYLCCKAAIPYMRRQGKGSIINTASFVARMGAATSQISYTASKGGVLAMSRELGVQFAREGIRVNALCPGPVNTPLLQELFAKDPERAARRLVHIPVGRFAEAEEIAAAVAFLASDDSSFVNATDFLVDGGIAGAYVTPL from the coding sequence GTGACCGACAACAGTGTTTGCCGCCGCCTGGTCGGCCGTACCGCCGTCGTGACCGGAGCCGGCAGCGGCATCGGCCTCGCCACCGCCCGCCGGCTCGCCTCCGAGGGCGCCCACGTGGTCTGCGCGGACGTGGACGAGGTCCGCGGCAAGGCCGTGGCCGACGAGGTAGGCGGGCTCTTCGTCAAGGTCGACGTCACCGACCCCGAACAGGTCGAGGCGCTGTTCAAGACGGCGTACGACACCTACGGCAGTGTCGACGTCGCCTTCAACAACGCCGGCATCTCCCCGCCCGACGACGACTCCATCCTGGAGACCGGCCTGGAGGCCTGGAAGCGCGTCCAGGAGGTCAACCTCACCTCGGTCTACCTGTGCTGCAAGGCCGCCATCCCCTACATGCGGCGGCAGGGCAAGGGCTCCATCATCAACACCGCGTCCTTCGTGGCGCGCATGGGCGCGGCGACCTCGCAGATCTCGTACACCGCCTCCAAGGGCGGCGTGCTCGCGATGTCCCGGGAGCTGGGCGTGCAGTTCGCGCGTGAGGGGATCCGGGTGAACGCCCTGTGCCCGGGCCCGGTCAACACCCCGTTGCTGCAGGAGCTGTTCGCGAAGGACCCGGAGCGGGCCGCGCGTCGCCTCGTCCACATCCCGGTCGGACGGTTCGCCGAGGCCGAGGAGATCGCCGCCGCCGTCGCCTTCCTGGCCAGCGACGACTCCTCCTTCGTCAACGCCACCGACTTCCTGGTGGACGGCGGAATCGCGGGCGCGTACGTCACGCCCCTGTAG
- a CDS encoding TrmH family RNA methyltransferase — protein MPPVSPELISPRSARVSAARRLAKRNFRGKDRLFLAEGPQAVREAAGHRVDGTPTLVELFATVEAAERYADIVGAARSVGARVHLASEEVVADISTTVTPQGLVGVCRFLDTPFEEVLAARPRLVAVLAHVRDPGNAGTVLRCADAAGAEAVILTDASVDLYNPKAVRASVGSHFHLPVAVGVPVERAVEGLKEAGVRILAADGAGDRDLDDELDKGTMGGPTAWVFGNEAWGLPEETRALADAVVRVPIHGKAESLNLATAAAVCLYASARAQRASGGCRSVTQS, from the coding sequence ATGCCCCCCGTCAGCCCCGAGCTGATCTCCCCCCGGTCCGCACGTGTCTCCGCCGCCCGGCGGCTCGCCAAGCGGAACTTCCGGGGCAAGGACCGGCTGTTTCTCGCGGAGGGGCCGCAGGCCGTCCGGGAAGCGGCCGGGCATCGGGTCGACGGCACCCCCACCCTCGTCGAGCTGTTCGCCACCGTGGAGGCCGCTGAGCGGTACGCCGACATCGTCGGGGCCGCGCGGAGCGTCGGGGCCCGGGTGCACCTGGCCTCCGAAGAGGTCGTCGCCGACATCTCCACCACCGTCACTCCGCAGGGGCTGGTCGGGGTGTGCCGGTTCCTGGACACGCCCTTCGAGGAGGTCCTCGCCGCCCGGCCGAGGCTGGTCGCCGTACTGGCACATGTGCGGGACCCCGGGAACGCCGGGACCGTGCTGCGCTGCGCCGACGCCGCCGGCGCCGAGGCGGTGATCCTCACCGACGCGTCCGTGGACCTCTACAACCCCAAGGCCGTACGCGCCTCCGTGGGCTCCCACTTCCATCTGCCCGTCGCCGTCGGCGTGCCGGTCGAGCGGGCCGTCGAGGGGCTGAAGGAGGCGGGGGTGCGCATTCTCGCCGCCGACGGGGCAGGGGACCGCGACCTCGACGACGAGCTCGACAAGGGCACCATGGGCGGGCCCACGGCGTGGGTGTTCGGCAACGAGGCCTGGGGGCTGCCCGAGGAGACCCGGGCACTCGCGGACGCCGTGGTGCGCGTCCCGATCCACGGAAAGGCCGAGAGCCTGAACCTCGCCACCGCCGCCGCCGTATGTCTCTACGCGTCGGCTCGTGCACAGCGCGCCTCCGGAGGGTGCCGCTCCGTCACCCAGAGCTAG
- a CDS encoding aldehyde dehydrogenase family protein, with protein sequence MSDPHQLVVLNPATEEVVATVPAASEEDVAAAVVRAKRAQTGWAALAPADRARLLRRFADTVDAHLEELAQLEVREAGHTVGNARWEASNARDLLLYAAGGAERLLGKQIPVPGGWNVTFQEPLGVVGVIAPWNFPMPIAAWGSFPALAAGNAVVLKPAETTPLTALRLAELALEAGLPEHVFQVLPGYGQTAGRALVDHPDVAKIVFTGSTRTGREVMERCARLVKPVTLELGGKSPNVVFADADLTTALDPFSFLDNSGQDCCARTRILVQETVLEEAREFLADALAAVVVGDPADEKTQMGPLISRQQLDRVRSYVPEDAPALRGSAPDGPGFWFPPTVLTGERPDGRAAREEIFGPVAVLLPFTDEEDAVRLANDTPYGLSGSLWTRDLGRALRVSQAVRAGNLSVNSHSSVRYWTPFGGFKQSGLGRELGPDALTAFTETKNVFISNVTPSTEGPAQ encoded by the coding sequence GTGTCCGACCCGCACCAGCTCGTCGTCCTCAACCCCGCCACGGAAGAGGTCGTCGCCACCGTCCCCGCCGCGAGCGAGGAGGACGTGGCCGCAGCCGTCGTACGGGCCAAGCGCGCCCAGACGGGATGGGCCGCCCTCGCCCCCGCCGACCGGGCCCGGCTGCTGCGCCGCTTCGCCGACACCGTCGACGCCCACCTCGAGGAACTCGCCCAGCTGGAGGTCCGCGAGGCCGGCCACACCGTGGGCAACGCCCGCTGGGAGGCCAGCAATGCCCGCGATCTGCTGCTGTACGCGGCCGGGGGCGCCGAACGCCTGCTCGGCAAGCAGATCCCGGTGCCCGGCGGCTGGAACGTCACCTTCCAGGAGCCCCTCGGTGTCGTCGGCGTGATCGCCCCGTGGAACTTCCCGATGCCGATCGCCGCCTGGGGCTCCTTCCCGGCGCTCGCGGCCGGCAACGCGGTCGTCCTCAAGCCCGCCGAGACCACCCCGCTCACCGCGCTCCGGCTCGCGGAACTCGCCCTGGAGGCGGGCCTGCCCGAGCACGTCTTCCAGGTGCTGCCCGGGTACGGCCAGACCGCCGGACGCGCCCTGGTCGACCACCCGGACGTCGCCAAGATCGTGTTCACCGGCTCCACGCGCACCGGCCGCGAGGTCATGGAGCGCTGCGCGAGGCTCGTCAAGCCGGTCACCCTCGAACTCGGCGGCAAGAGCCCCAACGTCGTCTTCGCCGACGCCGACCTCACCACCGCCCTCGACCCCTTCTCCTTCCTGGACAACTCCGGCCAGGACTGCTGCGCCCGCACCCGGATCCTGGTCCAGGAGACGGTGCTGGAGGAGGCCCGCGAGTTCCTCGCCGACGCGCTGGCCGCCGTCGTCGTGGGCGATCCGGCGGACGAGAAGACGCAGATGGGTCCGCTGATCTCCCGTCAACAGCTGGATCGCGTACGGTCGTACGTCCCCGAGGACGCGCCCGCCCTGCGCGGCAGCGCCCCCGACGGCCCCGGCTTCTGGTTCCCGCCGACGGTCCTGACGGGGGAGCGGCCGGACGGCCGGGCGGCCCGCGAGGAGATCTTCGGCCCCGTCGCCGTCCTGCTCCCCTTCACCGACGAGGAGGACGCGGTCCGCCTCGCCAACGACACCCCCTACGGCCTCTCCGGCTCCCTGTGGACCCGGGACCTCGGCCGCGCCCTGCGCGTCTCCCAGGCCGTCCGCGCGGGCAACCTGTCCGTCAACTCCCACTCCAGCGTCCGCTACTGGACCCCGTTCGGCGGCTTCAAGCAGTCCGGCCTCGGCCGCGAGCTGGGCCCCGACGCCCTGACCGCCTTCACCGAGACCAAGAACGTCTTCATCAGCAACGTCACCCCCAGCACGGAGGGCCCCGCACAGTGA
- a CDS encoding SseB family protein, whose translation MANKNIPDPGFSDDDGSADPRLSAALAAWAEDRGALGPVLEALRGARLLVPVVAVLGEVEEDEKGLRREKTSDMAVPTLKAGHRTALPAFTSTDSLARWDPAARPVAVPLHQALQAAAHEKADTVVLDLAGPVPFELTGPALLALAEGRTSTDPLADPAVIEAVRTAVAAEPAVLRAHLGPGQADGTLALVLDPAAVPAEAARAVAQRLASDETLRARLVRGLDLALLPAGTTPPGEPLYVKG comes from the coding sequence GTGGCGAACAAGAACATTCCCGACCCCGGCTTCTCCGACGACGACGGCTCCGCCGACCCCCGGCTGAGCGCGGCGCTCGCCGCCTGGGCCGAGGACCGCGGCGCCCTCGGGCCCGTCCTCGAGGCGCTCCGGGGCGCCCGCCTGCTGGTCCCGGTCGTCGCCGTGCTCGGCGAGGTCGAGGAGGACGAGAAGGGCTTGCGCCGCGAGAAGACCAGCGACATGGCCGTACCCACCCTGAAGGCAGGCCACCGCACCGCCCTGCCCGCCTTCACCTCCACCGACTCCCTGGCCCGCTGGGACCCGGCGGCCCGCCCGGTCGCCGTACCCCTGCACCAGGCGCTCCAGGCCGCCGCCCACGAGAAGGCCGACACGGTCGTGCTGGACCTCGCCGGACCGGTGCCGTTCGAGCTCACCGGCCCGGCCCTGCTCGCCCTCGCCGAGGGCCGCACCAGCACCGACCCGCTCGCCGACCCGGCCGTGATCGAGGCCGTCCGTACGGCCGTGGCGGCGGAGCCCGCCGTACTGCGCGCCCACCTCGGACCCGGGCAGGCCGACGGCACCCTCGCCCTGGTCCTCGACCCGGCCGCGGTGCCCGCCGAGGCCGCCCGCGCGGTCGCCCAGCGGCTCGCGTCCGACGAAACACTGAGGGCCCGCCTGGTGCGCGGCCTCGACCTGGCACTCCTGCCGGCCGGGACCACGCCTCCGGGCGAGCCCTTGTACGTGAAGGGGTGA
- the rplT gene encoding 50S ribosomal protein L20 encodes MARVKRAVNAHKKRRAILEQASGYRGQRSRLYRKAKEQVTHSLVYNYNDRKKRKGDFRQLWIQRINAAARANGITYNRFIQGLKAANVEVDRKILAELAVNDAGAFAALVEVAQKALPSDVNAPKAA; translated from the coding sequence GTGGCACGCGTCAAGCGGGCAGTCAACGCCCACAAGAAGCGCCGGGCGATCCTCGAGCAGGCCTCCGGCTACCGCGGTCAGCGTTCGCGCCTGTACCGCAAGGCCAAGGAGCAGGTCACCCACTCGCTGGTCTACAACTACAACGACCGCAAGAAGCGCAAGGGCGACTTCCGTCAGCTGTGGATCCAGCGCATCAACGCCGCTGCCCGCGCCAACGGCATCACCTACAACCGCTTCATCCAGGGTCTGAAGGCCGCGAACGTCGAGGTCGACCGCAAGATCCTGGCCGAGCTGGCCGTCAACGACGCGGGCGCGTTCGCCGCGCTCGTCGAGGTCGCGCAGAAGGCGCTGCCGTCGGACGTCAACGCGCCCAAGGCTGCGTGA
- a CDS encoding amino acid deaminase/aldolase yields MTARAADRARYDRATAHLDAPLAIVDLDAFDANAADLVRRAAGKPVRVASKSVRCRALLERVLAQDGFQGIMSFTLAESLWLARSGFDDILLAYPSADRAGFAELAADPKLAGAVTVMVDDPAHLDLIDAARDGGREVVRVCLELDTSLKLLGGRVRVGARRSPLHSPAQLAELARSVARRPGFRLVGIMAYEGHIAGVGDAVAGRPLRSRAIRLMQAAARRELAERRAAVVRAVRAVVPGLEFVNGGGTGSVQHTAAEDAVTEIAAGSGLYVPRLFDNYTSFTGRPAALFAQPVVRRPGVGVVTVLGGGYPASGAAGPDRLPVPYLPEGLEYDPQEGPGEVQTPLLGSPADDLLIGDKVWFRHAKAGELCERFDALHLIEGDTVTATVPTYRGEGHTFL; encoded by the coding sequence ATGACTGCGCGCGCCGCCGACCGGGCCCGTTACGACCGGGCCACCGCCCATCTCGACGCCCCTCTCGCGATCGTGGACCTGGACGCCTTCGACGCCAACGCGGCCGATCTCGTCCGCCGGGCCGCGGGCAAGCCGGTCCGGGTCGCCAGCAAGTCCGTGCGCTGCCGGGCCCTGCTGGAGCGCGTCCTGGCCCAGGACGGCTTCCAGGGCATCATGTCGTTCACCCTGGCCGAGTCGCTGTGGCTCGCGCGCTCCGGGTTCGACGACATCCTGCTGGCCTATCCGTCCGCCGACCGGGCCGGCTTCGCCGAGCTGGCCGCCGATCCCAAGCTCGCCGGCGCGGTGACCGTGATGGTGGACGACCCGGCACACCTCGACCTCATCGACGCCGCCCGCGACGGCGGCCGCGAAGTGGTGCGGGTCTGCCTGGAGTTGGACACCTCGCTGAAGCTGCTCGGCGGCCGGGTCCGGGTCGGCGCGCGGCGTTCTCCGCTGCACTCCCCCGCCCAACTCGCCGAGCTCGCCCGGTCGGTGGCCCGGCGGCCGGGCTTCCGGCTGGTCGGGATCATGGCGTACGAGGGGCACATCGCGGGCGTCGGGGACGCGGTGGCCGGGCGGCCGCTGAGGTCCCGGGCCATCCGGCTGATGCAGGCGGCCGCGCGCCGGGAGCTGGCCGAGCGGCGGGCCGCGGTCGTCCGCGCGGTGCGGGCCGTCGTCCCCGGCCTGGAGTTCGTCAACGGCGGTGGCACGGGCAGTGTGCAGCACACCGCCGCCGAGGACGCGGTGACCGAGATAGCCGCCGGTTCGGGCCTGTACGTGCCCCGGCTCTTCGACAACTACACGTCGTTCACCGGCCGTCCGGCGGCCCTGTTCGCCCAGCCCGTCGTACGGCGGCCGGGGGTCGGCGTGGTCACCGTGCTCGGCGGCGGCTACCCGGCCTCTGGTGCAGCCGGTCCCGACCGCCTGCCGGTGCCGTACCTTCCCGAGGGCCTCGAGTACGACCCCCAGGAGGGCCCCGGCGAGGTGCAGACCCCGCTGCTCGGCTCGCCCGCCGACGACCTGCTCATCGGCGACAAGGTGTGGTTCCGGCACGCCAAGGCGGGCGAGCTGTGCGAGCGGTTCGACGCCCTGCACCTGATCGAGGGGGACACGGTCACCGCGACCGTGCCCACCTACCGGGGTGAGGGACACACGTTCCTCTGA
- the rpmI gene encoding 50S ribosomal protein L35, translating to MPKNKSHSGASKRFKITGSGKVLRERAGKRHLLEHKSSRVTRRLTGNAEMAPGDAAKIKKLLGK from the coding sequence ATGCCGAAGAACAAGTCGCACAGCGGTGCCAGCAAGCGCTTCAAGATCACCGGCTCCGGCAAGGTGCTCCGCGAGCGCGCCGGCAAGCGCCACCTGCTCGAGCACAAGTCGTCCCGCGTCACGCGTCGCCTCACCGGCAACGCCGAGATGGCCCCGGGCGACGCCGCGAAGATCAAGAAGCTTCTCGGCAAGTGA